The Caretta caretta isolate rCarCar2 chromosome 5, rCarCar1.hap1, whole genome shotgun sequence genome contains a region encoding:
- the GLRX gene encoding glutaredoxin-1, protein MTREFVQSKIKPDKVAVFIKPTCPYCRNAIKLLNKYSFKKGHLEFIDITTQDDMDGIQDYFQQTTGARTVPRVYIGEVCIGGYSDLVALEEQGKLSQKLTQIGAL, encoded by the exons ATGACTCGGGAGTTTGTGCAGAGCAAAATCAAACCTGATAAAGTGGCTGTTTTTATAAAGCCAACCTGTCCTTACTGCCGTAATGCAATTAAACTACTCAACAAATATTCCTTCAAGAAAGGCCACCTAGAATTCATTGACATCACCACCCAAGATGATATGGATGGCATTCAGGATTATTTCCAGCAGACAACAGGGGCAAGAACA GTCCCCCGTGTGTATATTGGAGAAGTCTGCATTGGTGGATATTCTGATCTGGTTGCTTTAGAAGAGCAAGGAAAACTCTCGCAAAAGCTAACGCAAATTGGTGCTCTATAG